One part of the Thermocrinis sp. genome encodes these proteins:
- a CDS encoding NADH-quinone oxidoreductase subunit M, with protein sequence MDWASIPFIPISMIIPLVGILLIVFLEERYSKWIALISSGLTLIVSLISLFYFDFSKSHKVQFYQELVLIEELNLKLALGADGLSYFMYILTTLVSFVAISWSLRDHQINHRLKEYYAWFLLSEAALVGVFTSWDLIVFYVFYELTLIPMFFVIGIWGYKLRLYSAYKFFIYIFVSSLFLLLGIVSLSTHHYKQFGKFSFSYFELLKNQYDLAFGVFLFLLFFVAFAVKTPIVPFHTWLPDAHGEAPTAGSVVLAAILLKMGTYALLRFNIGLFPKESVFLMPLLVLWGIATIVFASWFTISQNNVKRFVAYSSVSHMGFVVAGMFLLNKEGLRASIIEMFAHGLTSASLFMMAGFIYNRLHSFNMHALRGSIRFMPVFAFLVGITAFSSMGLPGGSSFWGKFLTIMGAKEYTLQLALLVIAGAFFSVLYMLYLMKTLYLDTKEEGRLVHFVDVRGFKLLAFLLVVLPMFLVGLFPFLFFSFFDAYIDAVLSQLVKVAGGISWR encoded by the coding sequence ATGGATTGGGCAAGTATTCCCTTCATACCTATTAGTATGATTATACCCCTTGTGGGAATACTGCTTATAGTGTTTTTGGAGGAGAGATACTCTAAGTGGATCGCTTTAATCTCTTCTGGTTTGACTTTGATTGTTTCTCTGATATCCCTTTTTTACTTTGACTTTTCAAAATCCCATAAGGTGCAGTTTTATCAAGAGCTTGTGCTAATTGAGGAGCTAAACCTAAAGCTTGCCCTTGGCGCAGATGGCCTTTCATACTTTATGTACATCCTAACCACTCTTGTTTCTTTTGTTGCCATCAGTTGGTCTTTGAGGGATCATCAGATAAACCATAGGCTAAAAGAATACTACGCCTGGTTTTTACTGTCTGAGGCCGCCCTTGTGGGCGTATTCACCAGCTGGGACCTAATAGTTTTCTACGTTTTCTACGAGCTAACCCTAATTCCTATGTTCTTTGTGATAGGTATATGGGGCTACAAGCTCAGGCTGTACTCCGCCTATAAGTTCTTTATCTACATTTTCGTCTCTTCACTGTTTTTGCTTTTGGGCATAGTTAGCCTTTCTACGCACCACTACAAACAGTTTGGTAAATTTTCGTTCTCATACTTTGAGCTTTTGAAAAACCAGTACGATCTGGCTTTTGGTGTGTTTCTATTTTTACTCTTCTTTGTAGCCTTTGCGGTAAAGACCCCTATAGTGCCCTTTCACACTTGGCTTCCGGACGCGCACGGTGAAGCTCCCACCGCTGGCTCTGTGGTGCTTGCAGCCATACTTTTGAAGATGGGAACCTACGCCCTTCTTAGGTTTAACATAGGTCTATTTCCAAAGGAATCCGTTTTCCTTATGCCCCTTCTCGTCCTTTGGGGGATAGCAACCATAGTTTTTGCCTCTTGGTTTACCATCAGTCAAAACAATGTAAAGCGTTTTGTTGCCTACTCTTCAGTAAGCCATATGGGTTTTGTGGTGGCTGGCATGTTCCTTCTGAACAAAGAAGGACTAAGAGCGAGCATTATAGAAATGTTTGCGCACGGTTTGACCTCCGCCTCTTTGTTTATGATGGCTGGCTTTATTTACAACAGACTTCACAGCTTTAACATGCATGCCCTTAGGGGAAGCATAAGGTTTATGCCTGTCTTTGCCTTTTTGGTAGGCATAACCGCCTTCTCTTCTATGGGTCTTCCCGGAGGCTCTTCCTTCTGGGGCAAGTTCCTTACCATCATGGGAGCTAAAGAATACACCCTCCAGCTTGCACTGTTGGTAATCGCCGGTGCCTTCTTCAGCGTACTTTACATGCTCTATCTTATGAAAACTCTTTACTTGGATACAAAGGAAGAGGGAAGGCTTGTTCATTTTGTAGATGTTAGGGGGTTCAAGCTTTTGGCCTTCCTTTTAGTGGTTCTTCCCATGTTTTTGGTTGGTCTCTTTCCCTTTCTCTTTTTCTCTTTCTTTGATGCATACATAGACGCGGTCTTAAGCCAATTAGTGAAAGTTGCAGGGGGGATTTCATGGAGATAA
- a CDS encoding NADH-quinone oxidoreductase subunit I — MAIKKVDRKAFLNLLETVLFVDFVKGLSVTLKNLFRKPITTNYPVEKLTPPKRYRGAHGHFVWDGTEPDSLKAIEKFMSYEKGKSRCVACYMCQTACPMPTLFRIEAIQMPDGSKKVVRFDMNLLNCLFCGLCVDACPVGCLTMTDLYELAGYSRRSAVLRMENLEENSIDWKRRRGEEPDRIWIDDAHREKLWGKIRWSG; from the coding sequence ATGGCTATAAAAAAGGTAGACAGGAAGGCTTTTTTGAACTTATTGGAAACTGTCCTGTTTGTAGATTTTGTAAAGGGCCTTTCGGTAACACTCAAAAACCTGTTTAGAAAACCTATTACCACAAATTATCCGGTGGAAAAGCTCACTCCTCCCAAGCGTTATAGGGGGGCCCATGGGCATTTTGTGTGGGATGGGACGGAGCCAGACTCTCTCAAGGCTATAGAAAAGTTCATGAGCTACGAAAAGGGCAAAAGCAGGTGCGTTGCCTGTTACATGTGCCAGACTGCATGCCCGATGCCTACTCTATTTAGGATAGAGGCGATCCAAATGCCGGACGGCTCCAAGAAAGTGGTCAGGTTTGACATGAACTTGCTGAATTGTCTTTTCTGCGGTCTGTGCGTGGATGCCTGTCCAGTAGGTTGTCTTACTATGACGGACCTTTACGAGTTGGCGGGCTATTCAAGAAGGAGCGCGGTTTTGAGGATGGAAAATCTTGAAGAAAATTCTATAGATTGGAAGAGAAGGAGGGGAGAAGAACCCGATAGAATATGGATAGACGATGCACATAGAGAAAAACTTTGGGGGAAGATAAGGTGGAGTGGTTGA
- a CDS encoding DnaJ C-terminal domain-containing protein, which yields MQLKDYYKILGVERKATKEEIKKAYRRLAKEWHPDVNSDPKAEERFKEINEAYYVLSDDEKRREYDRLLQSGDEKAYKDFMEYIQDFLESIWQGMRKSPKPKRGQDIRLKLELELEEAFLGCEKIIEYERWIDCPTCNAKGYVGELQKEVCRACEGTGRRVSGIFSFPRPCSVCKGKGYIVKNPCPTCGGRGRVAKHSTVKVKIPPRTEEGEVLKVVGMGHHGERGGEPGDLYLRVSFKKHPIFKKIGKDLHIEKLISFPLAVLGGTTKIKTLGGEEFEIFVQPGTECGSTKTIPGLGFSEDGNLIITFRVEIPKNPSKKLKRILLDLAKELGEEGVEKPPTLLDSLKKLLS from the coding sequence ATGCAGTTAAAAGACTACTACAAGATCCTTGGAGTTGAAAGGAAAGCAACAAAAGAGGAGATTAAAAAAGCCTACAGAAGGTTAGCTAAAGAGTGGCATCCTGACGTGAATTCAGACCCAAAGGCAGAGGAAAGGTTCAAAGAGATAAACGAAGCTTATTACGTACTCTCTGACGACGAAAAAAGGAGAGAATACGACCGCTTACTTCAAAGCGGGGACGAAAAGGCATACAAAGACTTTATGGAATACATACAGGATTTTTTAGAAAGCATATGGCAGGGTATGAGAAAATCGCCCAAACCTAAGAGAGGACAGGATATTAGACTAAAGCTTGAGCTTGAGTTAGAAGAGGCTTTTTTGGGATGTGAAAAGATTATAGAATATGAAAGATGGATAGATTGTCCTACTTGCAACGCAAAGGGTTATGTTGGTGAGTTGCAAAAGGAGGTTTGTAGGGCTTGCGAGGGTACAGGAAGAAGAGTTAGTGGGATATTTAGCTTTCCAAGACCTTGTTCTGTCTGCAAGGGCAAAGGATACATAGTTAAAAATCCTTGCCCAACTTGTGGCGGAAGGGGTAGGGTTGCCAAGCACAGCACAGTAAAGGTGAAAATACCACCGAGGACAGAGGAAGGAGAAGTTTTGAAGGTAGTTGGCATGGGTCATCATGGAGAAAGGGGCGGAGAGCCAGGAGATCTATATCTGAGGGTGTCTTTTAAGAAACATCCAATTTTTAAAAAAATAGGCAAAGACCTACACATAGAAAAGCTCATATCTTTTCCTTTAGCGGTGTTGGGTGGGACTACAAAAATAAAAACCCTTGGAGGAGAAGAGTTTGAGATATTCGTTCAACCTGGAACTGAATGTGGTTCTACAAAAACTATTCCAGGTTTGGGTTTTTCCGAAGACGGAAACTTGATAATCACCTTTAGGGTGGAAATTCCTAAGAATCCAAGTAAGAAACTGAAAAGAATTCTTTTAGACTTGGCCAAGGAGCTAGGAGAAGAGGGCGTGGAAAAGCCCCCCACCTTGCTTGATAGCTTGAAAAAACTACTTTCCTAA
- the nuoK gene encoding NADH-quinone oxidoreductase subunit NuoK, whose protein sequence is MTIELAYILISIFLFLSGLFGVIIRKNLITLLVSTELMLNGVNLSFVSMDRIVGGVEGQIFALFVLTVAAAEVAVGLGLVVAIFRLRGYEGSSEITQLRD, encoded by the coding sequence GTGACGATAGAATTAGCTTATATCCTTATAAGCATTTTTTTATTCCTTTCAGGTCTCTTTGGTGTTATCATAAGGAAAAACCTCATAACCCTTTTGGTGAGCACAGAGCTTATGTTAAACGGGGTTAATCTAAGCTTTGTTAGCATGGATAGAATAGTGGGTGGGGTGGAAGGGCAGATATTTGCCCTTTTCGTGCTAACAGTGGCAGCAGCAGAAGTAGCTGTTGGTCTGGGCCTGGTAGTAGCCATATTCAGACTAAGAGGCTATGAAGGCTCTTCAGAAATCACCCAACTGAGGGATTAG
- a CDS encoding NADH-quinone oxidoreductase subunit N gives MEIKSLISIEYPNLALFFPELIVLITGFILFTLDIILKRISHRLAIGISIMGYLIALLYVLLNFDLKGETFYNLYVRDQFSSLLHVFMILLTIVLLAFTYEYQKFKRSIYSEFYYILSFSLLGSMILVSSYNLLLIYIALEAVSVSFYIMTALQKKDFNSKEGAFKYLILGGLSIALASYGAVFLYLYGGSMDLRQILHLDGPNKELLILGLILFLFGFAIKIGVVPFHFWLPDAYQGAPTPITAYMASVGKIAFFAPVIRVMPLVQESFHKTWVITLAVLAVITFLYGNVVALVQKDVKRMLAYSSIAHSGFILAGISVAETIGVKAVVYFLLAYSIMGMLSFLVLAVLERSGAWENQIQEFSGLRLSQPFLALVFAVSLLSLLGVPPTVGFFVKALVFMSLSFEALWWVAILMIVGVGISTGYYLRLVVLMYMKEEEKKLTFNPTGFEKLSMAIMAVSLIVLGMLPMILWDYISPLSEMLFRR, from the coding sequence ATGGAGATAAAGAGCCTCATTTCCATTGAGTATCCAAACCTTGCCTTATTCTTTCCAGAGCTAATAGTTTTAATAACCGGTTTTATTCTTTTCACCTTAGACATTATCCTTAAGAGGATCTCGCACCGTTTGGCTATTGGCATAAGTATTATGGGCTACCTAATCGCTCTTTTATACGTACTGCTAAACTTTGACCTGAAAGGCGAAACTTTTTATAACCTTTACGTGAGAGATCAGTTTTCCTCACTCCTTCACGTATTTATGATACTCCTAACCATAGTCCTGCTGGCTTTTACGTATGAGTATCAGAAGTTTAAAAGGTCAATTTACAGTGAGTTTTACTACATACTTTCTTTCTCCCTGTTGGGCAGTATGATCCTTGTAAGCTCATACAACCTTCTGCTTATATACATCGCCTTGGAGGCTGTTTCTGTTTCTTTTTACATAATGACCGCCCTTCAAAAGAAGGACTTCAATTCAAAAGAAGGAGCCTTTAAGTATCTTATCCTTGGAGGCCTAAGTATTGCCTTAGCCTCTTATGGGGCAGTTTTTCTTTATCTTTACGGTGGCTCTATGGACCTTAGGCAAATACTGCACCTTGACGGTCCCAACAAGGAGTTGCTAATACTCGGTCTTATACTCTTTCTCTTTGGCTTTGCTATAAAGATAGGTGTGGTTCCCTTTCACTTTTGGCTTCCAGATGCCTATCAAGGAGCTCCCACTCCTATAACTGCCTACATGGCAAGCGTGGGAAAAATAGCCTTCTTTGCGCCTGTTATTAGGGTAATGCCTTTAGTTCAGGAGAGCTTCCATAAAACTTGGGTTATAACTTTGGCCGTTCTTGCAGTGATCACCTTCTTGTACGGGAATGTGGTAGCCTTGGTCCAAAAGGATGTGAAGCGTATGCTGGCATACTCCTCTATAGCCCACTCTGGCTTTATACTTGCGGGTATTTCTGTGGCAGAAACCATAGGAGTCAAGGCTGTTGTATATTTCTTACTCGCTTACTCCATAATGGGTATGCTTAGCTTTTTGGTTTTGGCAGTCCTTGAGCGCAGTGGTGCATGGGAAAATCAAATACAAGAGTTCAGCGGTCTTAGACTTTCTCAGCCTTTTTTGGCGCTTGTGTTTGCAGTAAGCCTTCTTTCTCTACTGGGGGTTCCTCCTACGGTAGGGTTTTTCGTAAAGGCTCTTGTTTTTATGTCCCTATCCTTTGAAGCTCTCTGGTGGGTAGCCATCCTAATGATAGTAGGAGTGGGTATATCAACGGGCTATTATCTTAGGTTGGTAGTTCTAATGTACATGAAGGAAGAGGAAAAGAAGTTAACATTCAACCCCACAGGTTTTGAGAAGCTGTCCATGGCTATCATGGCAGTATCTCTAATAGTTCTTGGGATGCTTCCTATGATACTCTGGGATTACATAAGCCCCCTTTCAGAAATGTTATTTAGGAGGTAG
- a CDS encoding NADH-quinone oxidoreductase subunit A, which translates to MDYLGFLAFAFVMLGIALLMVFLNYLLGPKAPSSLKDYPYECGVPLYDKSAQTTFHQGYYLLGLLLLLFDIEAAFLFPWTVVYRYLGIFGFVEMFLFIFILTYGLLYAWRKGILDWQFEEEYID; encoded by the coding sequence ATGGATTATTTGGGATTCCTTGCTTTTGCCTTTGTTATGCTTGGCATTGCGTTGCTTATGGTGTTTTTAAATTACCTGCTTGGTCCAAAGGCGCCCTCTTCTTTGAAAGACTATCCTTACGAGTGTGGTGTGCCACTCTACGATAAGTCCGCTCAAACTACCTTCCATCAGGGTTATTACCTTTTGGGTCTTCTTCTTTTGCTCTTTGATATAGAAGCTGCCTTTCTCTTTCCCTGGACTGTTGTATATAGATATTTGGGAATCTTTGGGTTTGTGGAGATGTTTTTGTTTATTTTCATACTTACCTACGGGCTACTGTACGCGTGGCGTAAAGGCATACTTGATTGGCAGTTTGAAGAGGAATACATTGATTAG
- a CDS encoding NADH-quinone oxidoreductase subunit J: MEWLIFGFLAVWLLASVFGTLFLKNPVHVILAFLSVILAVAGMFLHLGAELLAGLQLIIYAVAIIVFYVLVITTIPWEKIKKFEGIYKKEALIAFPFFVFSFGAISYMVLRGNFQTSQKVPTEDNIVSVGKTLFTNYLFPFEVASVILLTAMIGAIILGRKEE, from the coding sequence GTGGAGTGGTTGATATTTGGCTTTTTGGCTGTATGGCTTTTGGCTTCTGTCTTTGGTACGCTCTTTCTCAAAAATCCAGTCCACGTTATCCTTGCCTTTCTTTCTGTAATACTGGCTGTGGCGGGTATGTTCCTACATCTGGGAGCGGAGCTTCTGGCGGGGCTTCAGCTTATCATCTACGCAGTTGCCATAATAGTCTTTTACGTGCTTGTGATCACCACCATACCTTGGGAAAAGATAAAGAAGTTTGAGGGAATCTACAAAAAAGAAGCTTTGATCGCTTTCCCTTTTTTTGTTTTTTCCTTTGGAGCTATTTCGTACATGGTTTTAAGGGGTAATTTTCAAACTTCTCAAAAAGTGCCCACTGAAGACAACATAGTAAGTGTGGGCAAAACTTTATTTACCAACTATCTCTTTCCTTTCGAGGTGGCTTCTGTTATACTTTTAACCGCAATGATCGGAGCCATCATCCTCGGGAGGAAAGAGGAGTGA
- a CDS encoding 4Fe-4S dicluster domain-containing protein has product MYYVAEVIYEECSKYNCKQCTLFCPEPNTLMYSDEEHHAYVIPERCKGCGLCVYVCVNLLKRNAIHMVMPAVHAEK; this is encoded by the coding sequence ATGTACTATGTGGCAGAAGTAATATACGAAGAGTGTTCTAAGTACAATTGCAAACAGTGCACTCTTTTCTGCCCAGAACCTAACACTTTGATGTATTCGGACGAGGAGCATCACGCTTACGTAATTCCCGAAAGGTGCAAGGGATGTGGCCTCTGTGTCTATGTTTGTGTTAACCTTCTGAAACGTAACGCTATTCACATGGTAATGCCAGCAGTTCATGCAGAAAAATAA
- a CDS encoding carbon monoxide dehydrogenase beta subunit family protein, translating into MATLGPSAYSPYPVAVYEGMLNPPPGKALMFNEIVDEEIAMREAAKAMLTLPNATIFPGPQVLYAWNEEAKEKAKLVRKMAQVLNAKIIPMYDYRPKYPKINPAVEINPNHPNLTIWHNKIKACIFVGVHCHYANVALKIIRAETDCFTIAMCGMAGHEDAMITLRDQHVEEMEKFIKIAEEVKKELGK; encoded by the coding sequence ATGGCAACTTTAGGTCCATCAGCTTATTCACCCTATCCGGTGGCAGTGTACGAGGGAATGTTAAACCCACCACCTGGTAAAGCTCTTATGTTTAACGAAATAGTGGATGAAGAGATAGCTATGAGAGAAGCGGCTAAGGCTATGCTGACGCTTCCCAACGCCACCATATTCCCAGGTCCTCAAGTACTTTACGCTTGGAACGAAGAAGCCAAGGAAAAAGCTAAGCTTGTTAGAAAAATGGCTCAAGTGCTAAATGCTAAGATAATACCTATGTACGACTACAGACCAAAGTACCCAAAAATAAACCCAGCGGTTGAGATAAACCCCAACCATCCAAACCTTACCATATGGCATAACAAGATAAAAGCCTGTATATTTGTAGGCGTTCATTGCCACTATGCTAACGTAGCCCTAAAGATCATAAGAGCTGAGACAGATTGCTTTACTATAGCCATGTGTGGTATGGCTGGGCACGAGGATGCTATGATAACTCTAAGAGATCAGCATGTGGAAGAGATGGAAAAGTTTATAAAAATAGCAGAGGAAGTTAAAAAAGAGTTAGGAAAGTAG
- a CDS encoding NADH-quinone oxidoreductase subunit D yields MPWAKEEDFIELKKRFPSLEIEVKPTITNLHIPKDQLIELLRTLKEEKGYKLFIDHSVVDFPEKSPRFQAFYILYNVDERKRVVVKTWTDGTLPSVEKLWFAGKWAERECYDMFGIMYEGHENLVRAFMWETYQYHPLRKDFPLEGYANEYLPSLNEVLWGDNLQGLMNYDRMHTPVPTLEDLEITQKRRLKKKAQLVLNWGPLHPGTHGTMWFLFDLEGERVVQCDVILGQLHRGVEKLAENEMYNQFLVYTDRMDYISALCSNQAWVVAVERLLGIEDLVPEKAKYIRTMMSELQRINSHLLWLGTYALDIGALTIFLYAFKEREKLMDIIEGITGARLTISYPRIGGVRMDLPEGALEVIKAFVKRFPKELKDWETILSRNRIWLRRNVGVGVIDKEDVYFYGLTGAVARGSGIPYDIRKFEPYDAYPWVEFDIPVGENGDVYDRYLVRLEEMRQSLKIIEQCVRKLESMPKSAPFFAESPDPKKLKLSLDGIGLKVPEGEIYSSGENPRGELGFYIYSTGGVKPYRVKIRPGSMYNLCVYPKLMKDRVIADAVAVLASLDPVVGEIDR; encoded by the coding sequence ATGCCTTGGGCTAAGGAAGAGGATTTTATTGAGTTAAAGAAAAGATTTCCAAGCTTAGAGATTGAAGTAAAACCCACTATAACAAACCTTCATATACCAAAAGACCAGCTCATAGAGCTTCTAAGAACTCTCAAAGAAGAAAAAGGCTACAAGCTTTTCATAGATCACTCGGTGGTGGATTTTCCAGAAAAGTCTCCACGTTTTCAGGCTTTTTACATCCTTTACAACGTGGATGAAAGGAAGAGGGTAGTGGTAAAAACTTGGACGGATGGAACTTTACCTTCTGTTGAAAAGCTCTGGTTTGCAGGAAAATGGGCAGAGAGGGAGTGCTATGACATGTTCGGCATTATGTACGAAGGGCACGAAAATTTAGTAAGGGCCTTTATGTGGGAAACTTATCAATATCATCCTCTGAGGAAGGACTTTCCTTTGGAGGGTTATGCCAACGAGTATCTCCCATCTTTAAACGAAGTGCTATGGGGTGATAACCTTCAGGGTCTTATGAACTACGACCGAATGCACACTCCAGTGCCTACTTTGGAAGACCTTGAGATAACGCAAAAGAGAAGGCTAAAGAAGAAAGCACAGCTTGTTTTAAACTGGGGGCCTTTACATCCTGGAACCCACGGCACCATGTGGTTTTTGTTTGACTTAGAGGGGGAAAGGGTTGTCCAGTGCGATGTGATCCTTGGACAGCTTCACAGAGGGGTGGAAAAGCTTGCAGAAAACGAGATGTATAACCAGTTTTTGGTCTATACAGACAGGATGGATTACATATCCGCCCTCTGTTCAAACCAAGCTTGGGTTGTTGCGGTAGAAAGGCTTTTGGGTATAGAGGATCTGGTTCCAGAAAAGGCAAAGTATATAAGGACTATGATGTCTGAGCTTCAAAGAATAAACTCCCACCTTCTTTGGCTTGGCACCTACGCCTTGGACATAGGAGCTCTTACTATCTTTTTGTACGCTTTCAAAGAAAGGGAAAAGCTTATGGACATAATAGAGGGCATTACGGGTGCAAGGCTGACCATAAGCTATCCAAGAATAGGCGGGGTTAGGATGGACTTGCCAGAAGGTGCCCTTGAGGTGATAAAAGCCTTCGTAAAGAGGTTTCCAAAAGAGCTAAAGGACTGGGAGACCATTCTTAGCAGGAACAGAATATGGCTTAGAAGAAACGTGGGAGTGGGTGTGATCGACAAAGAGGACGTGTACTTCTACGGACTAACGGGTGCGGTGGCAAGGGGTTCTGGCATTCCCTACGACATCAGAAAGTTTGAACCATACGATGCCTATCCTTGGGTAGAGTTTGACATTCCAGTGGGTGAAAACGGCGATGTTTATGATAGGTATCTTGTGAGGTTGGAGGAAATGCGCCAGAGCTTAAAGATCATAGAGCAGTGCGTAAGAAAGCTTGAGAGCATGCCCAAGTCCGCACCCTTCTTTGCAGAATCTCCAGATCCAAAGAAGCTAAAGCTATCTTTGGACGGCATAGGACTGAAGGTTCCAGAAGGGGAGATATACTCTTCCGGTGAGAATCCAAGGGGTGAGCTTGGATTTTACATATACTCCACCGGCGGTGTAAAGCCTTACAGAGTGAAGATAAGGCCTGGCTCTATGTATAACCTCTGCGTCTATCCAAAGCTTATGAAAGACAGAGTGATCGCAGATGCGGTGGCGGTGTTGGCAAGTTTGGACCCAGTGGTAGGAGAAATAGACAGGTGA
- the nuoL gene encoding NADH-quinone oxidoreductase subunit L produces the protein MEAVLIVLLPLLSFLIVGLFGRRIGDLASAIITVLGSIFAFLLSIPASTKALSSPFSVPLYEFIPLGNYTLRLGLYFDALSSLTASLVCFIATLIFIYSIGYMQNLFGLWTYKFYAYLSFFLFSMLMIVLSDNLLGMFFGWEGVGLASYLLIGYFHQQKYATNSAFEAFVMNRIGDWLYLFGIFVVFYLFGSLNLLDIFGKVNTVDASLLGLAVLLLFGGAVGKSGQFPLHTWLPNAMAGPTPVSALLHSSTMVAAGVYMVARLYPIFESAPQSLKVVAVIGGLTALFASLAATSHTDIKKIIAFSTMSQLGLMFLALGIGDKSSAMFHLTTHAFFKALLFLAAGSIIHAFHHHAHDIYEVGGLKKYMPLTYASFFVGALALAGIFPFSGFWSKDLIIGSAYEASFSLGLFVSFVSFLTAYYIFREGFVMFYGEERHKKHFEEEPQESPSIMLIPMLILAVGSLVVGFFEGWYMSVLGDKKEIHLDVAISSVVIALAGIGIAYLVFVKKVLDPEKLYQSLKPMHTTFKEQFFTEKLYHKILAGGYMKASKALFTAGDRFIIDGFINLTNFIYFRVVKFLWIKLDVFTVDLFVNGVAKLSFRFGKRASLIQTGFLNNYVAFLFLGLVVLIAIIIYFME, from the coding sequence ATGGAAGCAGTCCTTATAGTTTTACTACCTTTGCTTTCCTTTTTAATAGTAGGCCTATTTGGAAGGAGGATAGGGGATTTAGCCTCTGCCATAATCACAGTGCTTGGATCTATTTTTGCCTTTCTTCTTTCTATCCCAGCATCAACAAAAGCTCTCTCCTCTCCATTCTCTGTGCCACTTTATGAATTTATCCCGCTCGGAAACTACACCTTAAGGCTTGGCCTTTACTTTGACGCCCTTTCTTCTTTGACCGCCTCCTTGGTCTGCTTTATAGCTACGCTGATATTCATCTACTCCATCGGATACATGCAAAACCTCTTTGGCCTATGGACCTACAAGTTCTACGCATACCTGTCTTTCTTCCTCTTTTCTATGCTCATGATCGTGCTCTCGGACAACCTTCTTGGTATGTTCTTCGGTTGGGAAGGTGTGGGCCTTGCTTCTTACCTTCTTATCGGATACTTCCATCAGCAAAAATACGCCACAAACTCCGCCTTTGAAGCCTTCGTAATGAACAGAATAGGAGATTGGCTTTACCTTTTTGGCATTTTCGTAGTGTTTTATCTTTTTGGAAGCTTGAACCTTCTTGATATCTTTGGAAAGGTAAATACGGTAGATGCAAGCCTTCTTGGACTGGCTGTTTTGCTACTTTTTGGTGGTGCGGTAGGAAAGTCTGGACAGTTTCCTCTTCACACGTGGTTGCCAAACGCCATGGCAGGTCCAACACCTGTATCTGCATTGCTTCACTCATCCACAATGGTTGCAGCAGGGGTGTATATGGTTGCAAGGCTCTATCCCATCTTTGAGTCTGCACCACAGAGCTTGAAGGTGGTGGCGGTGATTGGGGGGCTAACAGCTTTGTTTGCTTCTCTTGCAGCCACATCTCACACAGACATAAAGAAGATCATAGCCTTTTCCACCATGAGCCAGCTAGGTTTGATGTTTTTAGCCCTTGGCATAGGGGACAAAAGCTCGGCGATGTTTCATCTTACCACACACGCCTTTTTTAAAGCTTTGCTATTTCTTGCAGCTGGTTCAATCATACACGCCTTTCACCATCATGCACATGACATATACGAGGTTGGTGGTTTGAAAAAGTACATGCCTTTGACCTATGCAAGCTTTTTTGTAGGGGCTTTAGCTTTGGCTGGCATTTTTCCTTTTTCAGGCTTTTGGAGCAAGGATTTAATAATAGGCAGTGCTTACGAGGCATCCTTTAGTTTAGGGCTTTTTGTAAGCTTTGTAAGCTTTTTAACGGCGTATTACATATTCAGGGAAGGATTTGTGATGTTTTATGGGGAGGAGAGGCATAAAAAACATTTTGAGGAGGAGCCACAAGAGAGTCCATCAATCATGCTAATACCCATGCTCATACTGGCTGTAGGTTCTTTGGTGGTAGGATTTTTTGAAGGGTGGTATATGAGTGTATTGGGGGACAAGAAAGAGATACACTTGGATGTGGCAATAAGTTCTGTGGTTATAGCTTTAGCAGGTATAGGGATAGCTTATTTGGTGTTTGTGAAGAAGGTATTAGATCCTGAGAAGCTCTATCAATCTTTAAAGCCCATGCACACGACTTTTAAGGAGCAGTTCTTCACTGAAAAGCTATACCACAAAATACTGGCAGGAGGATATATGAAAGCATCAAAAGCCCTGTTTACAGCTGGAGATAGGTTCATCATAGATGGTTTTATAAATCTTACGAACTTCATTTACTTCCGTGTGGTTAAGTTCCTTTGGATAAAGCTGGATGTTTTTACTGTTGATCTGTTCGTAAATGGCGTTGCCAAGCTTTCCTTTAGGTTTGGCAAAAGAGCCAGCCTAATACAAACTGGTTTTCTAAACAACTACGTAGCCTTTCTGTTTTTGGGTTTGGTGGTGTTGATAGCTATCATTATCTACTTTATGGAGTGA